The proteins below are encoded in one region of Silene latifolia isolate original U9 population chromosome 2, ASM4854445v1, whole genome shotgun sequence:
- the LOC141641470 gene encoding uncharacterized protein LOC141641470: MKRKYLMLSLLISGPKEPGNDIDVYLAPLLDDLRTLWDEGIEVFDAYQNSFFNLKAMLLCTISDFPAYGNLCGHTVHGKEAYPLCAEDVDSSYLRFSRKQAFLGYRKFLEEDHSYRKQQKAFNGKPDHRPCPKILSGHDVYQKVKDIKITYGKKGSKLASRGYKKMSPLFERLPYWRELSIRHCLDVMHIEKNVCDNIINTLLNVPNKSKDNVAARKDMVDMKIRPELAPQEKGGRTYLPPAAHTLSKKEKIEFCECLHGVKVPEGYSSNISSLVSMRDLKLTGLKSHDCHTLIQQLLVVAIRNILPTKVRYAITKFCFFFNAICNKVIDPGELEDLLNLVVTSLCQFEMYFPPSFFTIMVHLTVHLPVSVVVLSNSEILGIPKNRHSEWMKGKGLRGHVRQDMAFDKWHGAHTYVLHNEDEVQPYIEEHMVFLRDKHRNKTEMWIGNEHNKTFRAWFKGRVIEDLQKYPDYIYSRLRRLCFGPNTYASSYSGYAINGCTFYTREQDDKSTMQNSGVSVEAEAMHFSSSKDKNPILSKMHYYGVIEEIWVLDYTDFDIPVFWCKWSQTNTGVRKDELGFTLVNLDKSGHKEDPFILATQAK, encoded by the exons atgaaaaggaAGTATTTGATGCTGTCCTTATTGATTTCTGGTCCCAAAGAACCGGGTAATGATATAGATGTTTACTTGGCGCCCCTTCTTGACGATTTGAGAACACTATGGGATGAAGGAATAGAAGTCTTTGATGCGTACCAAAATAGTTTTTTCAATTTGAAAGCAATGTTATTATGCACTATATCTGATTTTCCTGCATACGGTAATCTTTGTGGACATACGGTGCATGGGAAAGAGGCGTACCCCTTGTGTGCAGAAGATGTTGACTCTTCTTATTTGAGGTTTTCTCGAAAGCAGGCTTTCTTAGGATACCGTAAATTTTTGGAGGAAGATCATTCGTATCGCAAGCAACAAAAAGCTTTCAATGGAAAACCTGATCATCGTCCATGTCCTAAGATATTAAGCGGTCATGATGTATATCAAAAGGTGAAAGATATTAAAATTACATATGGGAAGAAGGGTTCTAAATTAGCATCACGGGGATACAAGAAGATGTCTCCTCTTTTTGAACGACTCCCATATTGGCGGGAACTCTCCATAAGACACTGTTTGGATGTTATGCATATCGAAAAGAATGTTTGTGACAATATTATCAACACTCTTTTGAATGTCCCAAATAAGTCAAAAGACAATGTGGCAGCTAGGAAGGATATGGTGGATATGAAAATTCGACCCGAGTTGGCCCCGCAAGAGAAGGGAGGACGGACTTATTTGCCTCCTGCTGCCCATACACtctcaaaaaaggagaaaatagAGTTTTGTGAATGTTTGCATGGTGTTAAAGTGCCAGAGGGATATTCTTCGAATATTAGTAGCCTCGTATCAATGCGAGATCTCAAGCTTACTGGTTTAAAATCTCACGACTGTCATACTTTGATACAACAATTACTAGTTGTGGCCATACGTAACATTTTACCTACAAAGGTTCGATATGCCATAACCAAGTTCTGTTTTTTCTTTAATGCCATATGTAACAAAGTTATTGATCCTGGAGAGTTAGAGGATTTGCTAAATTTAGTTGTCACTTCTCTTTGTCAATTCGAAATGTACTTTCCTCCTTCATTTTTTACAATCATGGTTCATTTGACCGTACACTTG cctgtatctgtagtagtgttatcAAATTCTGAGATACTTGGGATCCCTAAGAATCGACATAGTGAGTGGATGAAGGGCAAAGGTCTTAGGGGTCATGTTCGTCAAGATATGGCATTTGATAAGTGGCATGGAGCACACACATATGTTCTTCATAACGAGGATGAGGTACAGCCGTACATTGAGGAACACATGGTTTTCTTGAGGGACAAGCATCGAAATAAAACTGAGATGTGGATCGGAAATGAGCACAACAAGACATTTCGAGCATGGTTCAAGGGTCGAGTGATAGAAGACTTGCAAAAATATCCTGATTATATTTATTCTAGATTAAGAAGGCTTTGTTTCGGCCCAAATACATATGCATCTTCTTATAGTGGTTATGCCATTAATGGGTGCACCTTTTACACTCGTGAGCAAGATGACAAGagtacaatgcaaaatagtggggtAAGTGTAGAAGCTGAAGCCATGCACTTTTCTAGTTCAAAAGATAAGAATCCAATTTTAAGTAAGATGCATTATTACGGAGTTATTGAAGAGATTTGGGTGTTAGATTACACAGATTTCGATATCCCTGTTTTTTGGTGCAAATGGAGTCAAACTAATACCGGTGTCCGTAAGGATGAATTAGGATTCACTTTGGTGAATCTTGATAAAAGTGGACATAAGGAAGATCCTTTCATTTTAGCCACACAAGCCAAATAA